Proteins encoded together in one Gigantopelta aegis isolate Gae_Host chromosome 8, Gae_host_genome, whole genome shotgun sequence window:
- the LOC121378496 gene encoding unconventional myosin-IXb-like isoform X2, translating into MSGYTRVDDLTHLVGPLTEESIVKCLQTRFYSQQYQTKLGAGLVSVNPFHHCQGSKHQDQVPVNCLLQGAVHNILAHHADSGHSQVVLVSGESGSGKTYCALQLLRQLFEEAGGGTQADIFKHVSATMTVLGSLGSAATVANTESTRVGVYIENLTSDCVIYRTKIHCLYVDQGRVSNVPRGEKNYHIFYQMLAGLTNDEKVKFHLRGYSIHNLRYLSCGVLQTNETEDKLRFEAWKKSLSTMGIPVSDVLRVLSAVLLLGNVEFVEGAGLELEVVGNNEIKAVAALLGISGVSLYRGFTMRTRHAHGHISRTNTDARSANATRDALAQALYYRTLSAVIRRMNSLRRPMSDLTVSLESLESRSSKSSAQYSHRPDILSLDPGFADASSMQHGRKFSDGFVGILDLFGIELSEVNHLEQLCINLCAETMQNFYNIHVFRAPIEALHEEGIQLEIDIAFFDNTPIIELISSEGNGILSILENESAQPKSTVDEFAHQIRANHRINNYFFEPLPKVDQLFGIRHFAGRVVYDVSDFLQTNQDQIVDDIVAIFSKQNCNFGFVSYLFAKEVKSLNDNFQGPKGLKHRILPTFQQDTNSCDESRGSLCHDFQLRLDNLLKTVSHAKPHFVRCIKSNDRGEMDSFINETVVQQLRSLQVLESVQLMAGGLPHRMRYKTFKNRYQLFLPCDYMHRLECVQEECKAILSCFLRAMDNSKLPYISTQWTLGKKHIFYSEGTRQSLEAMRLERLHLAASKIQAHWRGSKVRRAWPLMRAHLRAKKSMSKSRMKLTPTPKPIEKVDPATLHKLCSMYGMNSKRKPQIPASRSYSIHDNMCIGLPQIRVMKENFPDNVPANQTVRKGEEVKVIGVSPQKGHLVAVYNSISYHIPYHLLELQGIPRHVGVDI; encoded by the exons ATGAGTGGGTACACGAGAGTTGATGACCTCACTCATTTGGTGGGACCTCTGACAGAGGAGagtattgtaaaatgtcttcagACCAGGTTCTACAGCCAGCAGTACCAG acAAAATTGGGAGCTGGACTGGTGAGTGTGAACCCATTTCATCACTGTCAGGGATCTAAACATCAGGACCAGGTGCCAGTCAATTGCCTCTTACAGGGAGCTGTCCACAACATTTTAGCACATCATGCAGACTCCGGCCACTCACAAGTTGTTCTGGTCAG TGGAGAAAGTGGAAGTGGCAAAACCTATTGTGCCTTACAGTTGCTGCGGCAACTGTTTGAAGAGGCTGGTGGTGGCACCCAGGCAGACATTTTTAAGCATGTTTCAGCAACCATGACAGTTCTGGGATCACTGGGGTCAGCGGCTACTGTCGCTAATACAGAGAGCACAAGAGTG ggTGTCTATATAGAAAACTTGACATCAGACTGTGTAATATATAGAACAAAGATCCATTGTTTGTATGTTGACCAg GGTCGAGTGAGCAATGTCCCGAGAGGAGAGAAAAACTATCACATCTTTTATCAGATGTTGGCAGGTCTAACTAATGATGAAAAAG TGAAGTTCCATCTCCGAGGCTACTCCATTCACAATCTTCGTTACTTAAGTTGTGGTGTACTCCAGACCAACGAGACTGAAGACAAACTCAGATTTGAAGCATGGAAG AAATCTTTATCCACCATGGGTATCCCTGTGTCAGATGTTTTGCGAGTCCTGTCAGCAGTCTTGTTGCTTGGCAACGTTGAATTTGTGGAAGGAGCTGGACTTGAACTGGAAGTAGTTGGCAATAATG AAATCAAAGCTGTTGCTGCTCTTCTGGGTATTTCTGGTGTTTCTCTGTATCGCGGCTTTACAATGAGAACACGACACGCTCACGGTCACATATCAAGAACCAATACCGATGCTCGCAGT GCCAATGCAACCCGTGACGCTTTAGCCCAGGCCCTCTACTACAGAACGTTGTCAGCAGTGATCAGAAGAATGAACAGTTTACGACGACCTATGTCGGACCTGACAGTCAGCTTGGAGAGTCTGGAGTCGAGAAGCAGCAAAAGCAGTGCACAGTATA GTCATCGTCCCGACATTCTTAGTCTGGATCCTGGCTTCGCGGATGCTTCTAGCATGCAGCATGGACGCAAATTTTCTGACGGTTTTGTCGGCATTTTAGATCTGTTTGGGATTGAACTGTCTGAG GTGAACCACTTGGAACAGTTATGCATTAATTTGTGTGCTGAAACAATGCAAAACTTTTACAACATCCATGTTTTCCGGGCACCCATTGAGGCACTACATGAAGAGGGAATTCAGCTTGAAATAGATATCGCCTTCTTCGACAACACACCAATCATTGAGCTTATTTCATCTGAG gGCAATGGCATCTTAAGTATTTTGGAGAACGAGTCTGCACAGCCAAAGAGTACAGTTGATGAATTTGCTCACCAGATCCGTGCAAACCACAGAATCAATAACTA TTTCTTTGAGCCTCTGCCTAAAGTAGACCAGTTGTTTGGAATACGTCACTTCGCTGGTCGGGTGGTGTATGACGTCTCTGACTTCCTGCAGACTAATCAGGATCAAATTGTTGATGACATTGTGGCCATTTTCTCTAAACAAAACTGTAACTTTGGATTTGTTTCGTATTTGTTTGCCAAAGAAGTGAAGTCATTAAATG ACAATTTTCAGGGTCCAAAAGGACTGAAACATCGAATACTGCCAACCTTTCAACAAGATACAAATAG CTGTGATGAATCACGTGGTTCACTCTGTCATGACTTCCAGCTGAGATTAGACAATCTTTTGAAGACTGTTTCTCACGCTAAGCCTCATTTTGTCCGGTGTATCAAG AGCAATGACCGCGGAGAGATGGACTCTTTCATCAATGAGACGGTGGTTCAGCAGCTGAGATCTCTGCAGGTTCTCGAGTCTGTCCAGCTCATGGCAGGAG GCCTTCCACATCGTATGCGGTACAAGACCTTCAAGAACAGATATCAGTTGTTTCTGCCTTGTGACTACATGCACAGACTGGAGTGTGTCCAGGAAGAATGCAAG GCTATTCTGAGCTGTTTCCTGCGAGCCATGGATAACAGCAAACTTCCTTACATAAGTACACAATGGACCCTGGGCAAGAAACACATTTTCTACAG TGAAGGAACTCGACAAAGTTTGGAAGCTATGAGGCTTGAGAGACTTCATCTAGCAGCATCAAAGATTCAAGCTCACTGGCGGGGGTCCAAAGTCAGAAGGGCGTGGCCATTGATGCGAGCCCATTTGAGGGCCAAGAAGTCAATGTCAAAATCCAG aatgAAACTGACTCCAACACCAAAGCCGATAGAGAAAGTGGATCCAGCCACCCTGCATAAACTGTGCTCTATGTATGGGATGAATTCT AAAAGGAAGCCACAAATTCCGGCTAGCAGGTCTTACAGTATACATGATAATATGTGCATTGGGCTGCCTCAAATACGAGTAATGAAAGAAAACTTTCCAG aTAATGTTCCAGCTAATCAAACTGTAAGGAAGGGTGAAGAGGTGAAGGTCATTGGCGTGTC
- the LOC121378496 gene encoding unconventional myosin-IXb-like isoform X1, giving the protein MSGYTRVDDLTHLVGPLTEESIVKCLQTRFYSQQYQTKLGAGLVSVNPFHHCQGSKHQDQVPVNCLLQGAVHNILAHHADSGHSQVVLVSGESGSGKTYCALQLLRQLFEEAGGGTQADIFKHVSATMTVLGSLGSAATVANTESTRVGVYIENLTSDCVIYRTKIHCLYVDQGRVSNVPRGEKNYHIFYQMLAGLTNDEKVKFHLRGYSIHNLRYLSCGVLQTNETEDKLRFEAWKKSLSTMGIPVSDVLRVLSAVLLLGNVEFVEGAGLELEVVGNNEIKAVAALLGISGVSLYRGFTMRTRHAHGHISRTNTDARSANATRDALAQALYYRTLSAVIRRMNSLRRPMSDLTVSLESLESRSSKSSAQYSHRPDILSLDPGFADASSMQHGRKFSDGFVGILDLFGIELSEVNHLEQLCINLCAETMQNFYNIHVFRAPIEALHEEGIQLEIDIAFFDNTPIIELISSEGNGILSILENESAQPKSTVDEFAHQIRANHRINNYFFEPLPKVDQLFGIRHFAGRVVYDVSDFLQTNQDQIVDDIVAIFSKQNCNFGFVSYLFAKEVKSLNDNFQGPKGLKHRILPTFQQDTNSCDESRGSLCHDFQLRLDNLLKTVSHAKPHFVRCIKSNDRGEMDSFINETVVQQLRSLQVLESVQLMAGGLPHRMRYKTFKNRYQLFLPCDYMHRLECVQEECKAILSCFLRAMDNSKLPYISTQWTLGKKHIFYSEGTRQSLEAMRLERLHLAASKIQAHWRGSKVRRAWPLMRAHLRAKKSMSKSRLMNSSRMKLTPTPKPIEKVDPATLHKLCSMYGMNSKRKPQIPASRSYSIHDNMCIGLPQIRVMKENFPDNVPANQTVRKGEEVKVIGVSPQKGHLVAVYNSISYHIPYHLLELQGIPRHVGVDI; this is encoded by the exons ATGAGTGGGTACACGAGAGTTGATGACCTCACTCATTTGGTGGGACCTCTGACAGAGGAGagtattgtaaaatgtcttcagACCAGGTTCTACAGCCAGCAGTACCAG acAAAATTGGGAGCTGGACTGGTGAGTGTGAACCCATTTCATCACTGTCAGGGATCTAAACATCAGGACCAGGTGCCAGTCAATTGCCTCTTACAGGGAGCTGTCCACAACATTTTAGCACATCATGCAGACTCCGGCCACTCACAAGTTGTTCTGGTCAG TGGAGAAAGTGGAAGTGGCAAAACCTATTGTGCCTTACAGTTGCTGCGGCAACTGTTTGAAGAGGCTGGTGGTGGCACCCAGGCAGACATTTTTAAGCATGTTTCAGCAACCATGACAGTTCTGGGATCACTGGGGTCAGCGGCTACTGTCGCTAATACAGAGAGCACAAGAGTG ggTGTCTATATAGAAAACTTGACATCAGACTGTGTAATATATAGAACAAAGATCCATTGTTTGTATGTTGACCAg GGTCGAGTGAGCAATGTCCCGAGAGGAGAGAAAAACTATCACATCTTTTATCAGATGTTGGCAGGTCTAACTAATGATGAAAAAG TGAAGTTCCATCTCCGAGGCTACTCCATTCACAATCTTCGTTACTTAAGTTGTGGTGTACTCCAGACCAACGAGACTGAAGACAAACTCAGATTTGAAGCATGGAAG AAATCTTTATCCACCATGGGTATCCCTGTGTCAGATGTTTTGCGAGTCCTGTCAGCAGTCTTGTTGCTTGGCAACGTTGAATTTGTGGAAGGAGCTGGACTTGAACTGGAAGTAGTTGGCAATAATG AAATCAAAGCTGTTGCTGCTCTTCTGGGTATTTCTGGTGTTTCTCTGTATCGCGGCTTTACAATGAGAACACGACACGCTCACGGTCACATATCAAGAACCAATACCGATGCTCGCAGT GCCAATGCAACCCGTGACGCTTTAGCCCAGGCCCTCTACTACAGAACGTTGTCAGCAGTGATCAGAAGAATGAACAGTTTACGACGACCTATGTCGGACCTGACAGTCAGCTTGGAGAGTCTGGAGTCGAGAAGCAGCAAAAGCAGTGCACAGTATA GTCATCGTCCCGACATTCTTAGTCTGGATCCTGGCTTCGCGGATGCTTCTAGCATGCAGCATGGACGCAAATTTTCTGACGGTTTTGTCGGCATTTTAGATCTGTTTGGGATTGAACTGTCTGAG GTGAACCACTTGGAACAGTTATGCATTAATTTGTGTGCTGAAACAATGCAAAACTTTTACAACATCCATGTTTTCCGGGCACCCATTGAGGCACTACATGAAGAGGGAATTCAGCTTGAAATAGATATCGCCTTCTTCGACAACACACCAATCATTGAGCTTATTTCATCTGAG gGCAATGGCATCTTAAGTATTTTGGAGAACGAGTCTGCACAGCCAAAGAGTACAGTTGATGAATTTGCTCACCAGATCCGTGCAAACCACAGAATCAATAACTA TTTCTTTGAGCCTCTGCCTAAAGTAGACCAGTTGTTTGGAATACGTCACTTCGCTGGTCGGGTGGTGTATGACGTCTCTGACTTCCTGCAGACTAATCAGGATCAAATTGTTGATGACATTGTGGCCATTTTCTCTAAACAAAACTGTAACTTTGGATTTGTTTCGTATTTGTTTGCCAAAGAAGTGAAGTCATTAAATG ACAATTTTCAGGGTCCAAAAGGACTGAAACATCGAATACTGCCAACCTTTCAACAAGATACAAATAG CTGTGATGAATCACGTGGTTCACTCTGTCATGACTTCCAGCTGAGATTAGACAATCTTTTGAAGACTGTTTCTCACGCTAAGCCTCATTTTGTCCGGTGTATCAAG AGCAATGACCGCGGAGAGATGGACTCTTTCATCAATGAGACGGTGGTTCAGCAGCTGAGATCTCTGCAGGTTCTCGAGTCTGTCCAGCTCATGGCAGGAG GCCTTCCACATCGTATGCGGTACAAGACCTTCAAGAACAGATATCAGTTGTTTCTGCCTTGTGACTACATGCACAGACTGGAGTGTGTCCAGGAAGAATGCAAG GCTATTCTGAGCTGTTTCCTGCGAGCCATGGATAACAGCAAACTTCCTTACATAAGTACACAATGGACCCTGGGCAAGAAACACATTTTCTACAG TGAAGGAACTCGACAAAGTTTGGAAGCTATGAGGCTTGAGAGACTTCATCTAGCAGCATCAAAGATTCAAGCTCACTGGCGGGGGTCCAAAGTCAGAAGGGCGTGGCCATTGATGCGAGCCCATTTGAGGGCCAAGAAGTCAATGTCAAAATCCAGGTTGATGAATAGTTCACG aatgAAACTGACTCCAACACCAAAGCCGATAGAGAAAGTGGATCCAGCCACCCTGCATAAACTGTGCTCTATGTATGGGATGAATTCT AAAAGGAAGCCACAAATTCCGGCTAGCAGGTCTTACAGTATACATGATAATATGTGCATTGGGCTGCCTCAAATACGAGTAATGAAAGAAAACTTTCCAG aTAATGTTCCAGCTAATCAAACTGTAAGGAAGGGTGAAGAGGTGAAGGTCATTGGCGTGTC